The DNA window TCGTTCCTGAAGAAGTGTCGGTTGCTCTTGAGAACGGCGCCGTGTCGGTGAACCCGCGCGACGAGTCCAAGACGGCCCGTGCAAAATGGGGCATGTCCCGCGCCCAGGTGGCGAACCTGGTCGAAGGCGTGTCCAAGGGCTTCGAGAAGCGCCTTGAGATCAACGGCGTCGGTTACAAGGCCGCCGTTGCCGGCAAGGTGCTGAAGCTGTCGCTGGGCTACAGCCACGATATCGACTACGTGATCCCGGCCGGCGTGACGATCACGACGCCCCGTCCGACGGAGGTCGTCGTGGCCGGCATCGACAAGCAGGTCGTCGGTCAGACCGCCGCCGAGATCCGCGAATACCGCGGTCCGGAGCCCTACAAGGGCAAGGGCGTCAAGTACTCCGACGAGTTCATCTTCCGCAAGGAAGGCAAGAAGAAGTAAGGACGACGTATCATGGCTGAGAAGAAAGGCGCTGAAGATCGCCGCAAGGCTCGTGTGCGCCGTGCGATCAAGAAGGCAGCGAATGGCCGTCCGCGTTTGTCGGTCTTCCGTTCGTCCAAGCAGATCTACGCCCAGGTCATCGACGACGTGAGCGGCCATACGGTCGCCTCGGCTTCGACCCTCGAGGCTGACGTGAAGGGCAAGCTCAAGACCGGAGCCACCGTGGATGCGGCGAAGGAAGTGGGCAAGCTCGTTGCCGAGCGCGCGGTTCAGGCCGGCGTGAAGCAGGTCATCTTCGACCGCTCGGGCTACCTCTATCACGGCCGCGTCAAGGCTCTCGCCGACGCTGCCCGTGAAGGCGGTCTGGATTTCTAACGGCGGGTATAATCCAAGCAACCCTTAGCGAGCGGGCCCGCCGCCCGCGCAAGTGAGAGGTCTCATGGCTAGAGAACCCAGAGAACGTGCTGATCGCGAAGAGCGCGACAGCGAATTCGTGGACCGCCTGGTCCACATCAACCGCGTCGCCAAAGTCGTGAAGGGCGGCCGTCGCTTCGGCTTCGCCGCGCTTGTCGTCGTCGGCGACCAGAAGGGCCGCGTCGGCTTCGGCCACGGCAAGGCCCGTGAGGTGCCGGAAGCGATCCGCAAGGCCACCGATGCTGCCAAGCGCTCCATGATCCGCGTCGCCCTCCGCGAGGGCCGCACGCTCCACCACGACGTCAACGGCCGTCACGGCGCCGGCAAGGTCGTGCTGCGTGCCGCTCCCCAGGGTACCGGCATCATCGCCGGCGGCCCGATGCGCGCCGTTTTCGAAGTGGTGGGCATGCAGGACGTGGTCGCCAAGTCGCTCGGCTCGTCGAACCCCTACAACCTCGTGCGCGCCACCTTCGATGCGCTCAAGAACGAGGACAGCCCGCGTTCGGTCGCCGCTCGCCGCGGCCTGAAGGTCTCGACGCTGCAGGCTCGCCGCCGCGATGCGGATGCCAGCGAAGTCGCTGGCGCTGAAGCGTAAGGGAGGCTTTGACCATGGCAAAGAATCCTGCTTCGGCTGGTAAGACCGTCACCGTTGAGCAGATCGGCTCGCCGATCCGCCGCGAGGCCAAGCAGCGCCAGACGCTGATCGGCCTCAGGCTCAACAAGCTTCACCGTACCTCGACCTTGGAAGACACGCCGGCTGTGCGCGGCATGATCGAAAAGGTCAAGCACCTCGTGCGCGTTGTCGACGGGCAGTGAGGAGAGCGTCATGAAACTCAACGAAATTCGTGACAACGAAGGTTCCACCAAGAACCGCATGCGCGTGGGCCGTGGCATCGGCTCGGGCAAGGGCAAGACCGGTGGCCGCGGCGTGAAGGGTCAGAAGGCCCGTACCGGCGTGGCGATCAAGGGCTTCGAAGGCGGTCAGATGCCTCTGCACCGTCGTCTGCCGAAGCGCGGCTTCAACAAGCCGAACGCCATCGACCTGAACGAGGTCAATGTCGGGCGCATTCAGCAGGCCATCGAGGCCGGCAAGCTCGACACGGGTGCTCCCGTGACGGTCGAGACGCTTGTTGCCGCCGGCGTGGTGTCCAAGCCGCGCGACGGCGTGAAGATCCTCGGCGTCGGCGAGCTGACGGCGAAGCTTTCCTTCCAGGTCTACGGCGCGTCCAAATCGGCCGTCGAAGCGATCGAGAAGGCTGGTGGCTCGGTCACCCTGCTGGGTGCCGTTGCGCAGGCGTGAGCCCGCGCCCACATTGACTAAGATCCAAGCGGCGGCCCGCGTCTGATCGCGTGGCCGCCGTTTGCGTGATGACCGTCACGTACCAGGAATTTCGGGGACACAACTATGGCCTCAGCAGCCGAGCAACTTGCGGCAAACATCAATTTCGGCGCCATCGCCAAGGCCGATGAGCTGAAGAAGCGCATCTGGTTCACGTTGGGCGCGCTCATCGTCTACCGTCTCGGCACCTACATTCCGCTGCCCGGGATCGACCCGGAGGCTCTCCGGCAGAGCTTCCAGGGCGCCAGCGGCGGCGTGCTCGGTCTGTTCAACATGTTCTCGGGCGGTGCCGTGGAGCGCATGGCGATCTTCGCCCTGAACATCATGCCGTACATTTCGGCTTCGATCATCGTCCAGCTTCTGACATCCGTTCTGCCCTCCCTGGAGGCGCTCAAGAAGGAAGGGGAGGCAGGACGCAAGATCCTGAACCAGTATACGCGCTACCTCACCGTCTTCTTGGCCGTGTTTCAGTCCTGGGGCATCGCCGTAGGGCTGCAGAGCTCCGGCACGATCGTACAGTCGCCGGGGCCGTTCTTCCTGGTCTCGACCGTAATCACACTGACCGGCGGAACCATGTTCCTCATGTGGCTGGGCGAGCAGATCACGTCGCGCGGCATCGGCAACGGCACCTCTCTGATAATCTTCGCCGGCATCGTGGCGAACCTGCCGACGGCGGTCGCCGGCACCCTCGAGCTGGGCCGCCAGGGCGCGATCTCGACGGGCCTGATTCTCGGAGTGATCGTGATGGCGGTCGCCATCATCTACTTCGTGGTGTTCATGGAGCGCGCGCAGCGCCGCTTGCTGATCAACTATCCGAAGCGCCAGGTCGGCAACCGGATGTACGAGGGTCAAACGTCGTTCCTGCCGCTCAAGCTGAACACCTCCGGCGTCATCCCGCCGATCTTCGCGTCCTCGCTGCTGCTGCTGCCGGCGACCATTGCCAGCTTTCAGACGAACACGGACGGGACCGGCTTCATCTCGATGCTGACCGCCTATCTGGGCCACGGGCGTCCCGCCTACATGTTCCTGTACGCGGCGCTAATCGTGTTCTTCGCCTTCTTCTACACGGCGATCGTCTTCAACCCGACCGAGACGGCGGACAACCTGAAGAAACAGGGCGGCTTCATTCCCGGCATCCGCCCGGGCGAGCGCACGGCCGACTTCATCGACCAGGTGCTGACGCGTATCACTGTGCTCGGCGCCGCCTACCTGGTGATCATCTGCCTGATTCCCGAACTGCTGGTATCCTACGCGGCTTTGCCATTCTACTTTGGCGGCACTTCGCTTCTGATCGTCGTGTCTGTTACGATGGACACGGTCGCTCAGGTGCATGGCCATCTCTTGGCTCACCAGTACGAGGGTCTCGTCAAGAAGGCGAAGCTCAAGGGCGCACGTAGACGCTAAGGTTCAACGCTTCGCCTGCAGGCGAGCACATTCGACGAAGTCAGGGGGACGTCGATGAGGATGATTCTGCTGGGGCCGCCGGGGGCCGGGAAAGGCACTCAGGCCGTTCGCCTGGTCGACAGGTTGGGTATTCCCCAGCTTTCAACGGGCGACATGCTCCGCGCAGCCGTGGCGGCCGGCACGCCGGTCGGCCTCAAGGCCAAGGCCGTCATGGATCGCGGCGATCTCGTATCGGACGAGATCGTCGTCGGCATTATCGCCGACCGAATTGAGGAGGCAGATGCCAGGAACGGCTTCATCCTCGACGGTTTCCCCCGGACGGTCGCCCAGGCTGAGGCCTTCGACGCCATGCTGGCTGCCAAAGGCCTCAAGCTCGACGCGGTCATCGAGTTCAAGGTGAACGAGGCCGAGCTCGTCGACCGGATCGTCAAGCGCGCCCGGGAAACCGAGGCTCGTGGAGAACCCGTCCGCAAGGACGACAATCCGGACGTGTTCAAGACCCGCCTGGAGGCTTACCGGACTCAGACGGCTCCGCTTTCGGCCTATTATGCCGAGAAGGGCATGCTGAAGACCGTCGACGGCATGAGGCCGATCGACGAGGTCACCGATGCGGTCAAGGGAATCGTCGGTCGCTGAACAACAGGGCTTGACGAACGGGTTAATTTCCGTTAGGGGCAAGCTCTTGCACAAGAACCTGCAGATCCAGAGGGCTTCCTGAGAAGCCGCTCTGGTTTGCTGTGTTTTGCATAAGTAACCCGCGCAGGGGCCGGCCTCCACCGGACGCGCGACAACCAAAACCCGAAGCATCTGCTTCCCATATGGAGACGGACAATGGCCCGTATCGCAGGCGTCAACATCCCGACCGCAAAGCGCGTCGTGATCGCCCTTCAGTACATCCACGGCATTGGGCCCAAGAAGGCCCAGGAGATCGTCGAGAAGGTCAACATCCCGGCCGAGCGCCGCGTGAATCAGCTGACCGACGCCGAAGTTCTGGCTATCCGCGAGACGATCGACCGCGACTATATCGTGGAAGGCGATCTGCGCCGCGAAGTGTCCATGAACATCAAGCGCCTCATGGATCTCGCCGCCTACCGTGGACTGCGCCACCGTCGCAGCCTTCCGGTCCGCGGTCAGCGCACCCATACGAACGCCCGTACCCGCAAGGGCAAGGCGAAGCCGATCGCCGGCAAGAAGAAGTAATTCTATCCGGCCACCCGCCATGGGTGGCCTTTTCTCCCGAGCGCCTGGAACGACGGGCGCGCTTGAAGGATCTTTGGAATGGCTAAAGAAGCTACCCGCGTCCGCCGCCGCGAACGCAAGAACATCGTTTCCGGCGTGGCACATGTGAACGCCTCGTTCAACAACACCATGATCACCATCACCGACGCCCAGGGCAACACGATCTCCTGGTCCTCGGCCGGCGCCATGGGTTTCAAGGGTTCGCGTAAGTCGACCCCGTACGCGGCGCAGATCGCCGCTGAAGATGCGGCCCGCAAGGCGGCCGAGCACGGCATGCGCACCCTCGAGGTCGAGGTGTCCGGCCCCGGCTCCGGCCGTGAGTCCGCTCTGCGCGCCCTCCAGTCGGCCGGCTTCACCGTCACGTCGATCCGTGACGTGACGCCGATCCCGCACAACGGCTGCCGCCCGCGCAAGCGTCGCCGCGTCTAAGGTTATCCGGCGCGTGGGTCCAAAGCCCACGCGCGTTCCGGTTTAAAGGGCTGGCCGCAAGCCTCCCTTCAAGCCGTACCTCATGAGGTGTGGTTGTGATCCAAAAGAACTGGCAAGAGCTGATTAAGCCGAACAAGCTTGAAGTCGCCCCCGGTGACGATCCGAAGCGCATCGCGACGGTCGTGGCCGAGCCGCTCGAGCGTGGCTTCGGCACGACGCTCGGCAACTCGCTGCGCCGGGTCCTCCTGTCGTCGCTCCAGGGCGCGGCCGTGACGGCGATCCATATCGATGGCGTGCTGCACGAGTTCTCGTCCATCCCGGGCGTCCGTGAGGACGTGACCGACATCGTCCTCAACGTGAAGACGATCGCCATCAAGATGCAGGGCGAGGGTGCGAAGCGCATGACGCTCCGCAAGACCGGCCCTGGCGCCGTGACCGCCGGTGACATCAACACGATCGGCGACGTGCAGATCCTGAACCCCGATCTCGTTCTCTGCACCCTCGACGAGGGCGCCGAGATCCGCATGGAGTTCACGGTCGACACCGGCAAGGGCTACGTTCCGGCCGAGCGCAACCGCTCCGAGGACGCTCCGATCGGACTGATCCCGGTCGACTCGCTCTATAGCCCGGTGAAGAAGGTCTCCTATCGCATCGAGAACACCCGCGAAGGCCAGATTCTCGACTACGACAAGCTGATCATGACGGTCGAGACCAACGGCGCCGTGACCCCTGAGGATGCCGTGGCCTATGCCGCCCGGATCCTGCAGGACCAGCTCCAGGTTTTCGTCAACTTCGAAGAGCCGCGCAAGGAAGAGGCCGCTGCCGCCGCGCCGCAGCTGCCGTTCAACCCGGCTCTTCTCAAGAAGGTCGACGAGCTCGAGCTGTCGGTCCGTTCGGCGAACTGCCTGAAGAACGACAACATCGTCTATATCGGCGACCTGATCCAGAAGTCAGAGGCGGAAATGCTCCGCACCCCGAACTTCGGCCGCAAGTCGCTCAACGAGATCAAGGAAGTTCTGGCCGGCATGGGCCTGCACCTCGGCATGGACGTGCCGGGCTGGCCGCCGGAGAATATCGAAGACCTCGCGAAGCGCTTCGAAGAGCACTACTAAGTTCGTCGGAGCCGCCGTCCTTCATGAGCGGCGGCTCCTTCATCTGCCCCACCTTAAGGGTGGTCAATCAAGAGAGGCGGTCCGTTCCTTGGCACGGCGGCCGTAGAATCTAGGAGAAAGCCAATGCGTCACGGATTCCGTGGTCGTCGCTTCAACCGCACGACCGAACACCGCAAGGCCATGTTCGCCAATATGGCGGCTGCGCTGATCAAGCACGAGCAGATCGTCACGACGCTGCCGAAGGCGAAGGACCTGCGTCCCGTCGTCGAGAAGCTGATCACCCTCGGCAAGCGCGGCGACATGCATGCCCGCCGCCTCGCCATGTCCAAGCTGCGCGACGAGACCATGGTCAAGAAGCTTTTCGACGTGCTGGGCAAGCGCTACCAGGACCGCAACGGCGGCTATACCCGCGTCCTGAAGGCAGGCTTCCGCTACGGCGACAACGCTCCGCTGGCCGTGATCGAGTTCGTGGACCGCGACGTCGATGCGCGCGGTCAGGATTCGGGCCCGACCCAGAAGGACGAGCTCGTCGAGGCAGCCGAGTAAGTCTCGGCTCCAGAGATTTCATCAAGGGCGGTCTTCGGACCGCCCTTTTTGTTTGAAACGGTCAATCTGACGTTGCGGAACTTGGTGTTTCGAGTTCCGCGCTCTATCGAATGACCTCGCCGATCAAAGGATTCGCCCGTTATGCGCTCTTCGCCTTTTCGCCTGTCACTGTCCGCTGTCCTGCTCGCTCTCGGGGTCGCAGGAGCGCAGGGCCAGACGCAACGCGTGATCCCCGATAGCCAAGCCCAGGTTCAGCTCTCCTTCGCGCCTGTGGTGCGGCAGACGGCCGGGTCGGTCGTGAACGTCTATGCCAGCCGCTCGGAACGCCGGCAGAACGCCGCCATGGAGGAGTATTTTCGCCGTTTCTTCGGCGACAACGCCCCGGGTGTTCCGCGCGGCCGGTCGCAGAGCTCCCTCGGGTCCGGGGTCATCGTCGATCCGTCCGGGCTCGTGATCACGAACAACCATGTGATCGAGAACATGAACGAGGTGAAGGTCGCGCTTGCGGATCGGCGAGAATTCGCAGCCGATATTCTCCTGCGCGATCCGCGCACCGACATCGCCGTGCTGAAGCTCAAGGACGCCACGAATCTTCAGGCCGTCGAACTCGGCGATTCTGAAGCCCTGCAGGTCGGCGATCTCGTGCTGGCCATCGGAAACCCTTTCGGTGTCGGACAGACGGTCACACAGGGGATCGTCTCGGCCCTTGCCCGCACCCAGGTCGGCATTTCCGACTACCAATTCTTCATCCAGACGGATGCCGCCATCAACCCGGGTAATTCCGGCGGCGCTCTCATCGATATGAACGGCCGCGTGGTCGGCATCAACACGGCGATCTATTCCCGGTCCGGCGGCAGCATCGGCATCGGCTTCGCCGTTCCGTCGAGCATGGTCCGGGTGGTGCTGAATTCCGCCAAGGGAGGCGCAAAGAACGTGGTGCGGCCTTGGCTCGGCGCGCGCCTCCAGCCGGTGGACGGCGACATTGCCAGTGGTCTTGGCCTCGAACGTCCCACAGGCGTTCTCGTGACCTCCGTCTATGACAAGGGGCCCGCCGCCGAGGCGGGACTCAAGCGCGGTGACGCGATCCTGATGGTCGACGGGCAGCCGGTCGATAATCCGGATTCCTTCGGTTACCGCTTCACCCTCAAGGGCACCCAGGGCCAAGCCCCGCTGACCGTTCTCCGGAGCGGCAAGCAGACGACGATCCCGGTCAGGCTGATGCCCCCGCCGGAAAACCCGCCTAGGGAGCCGGTGCGCGGGAAGGCCCGGACGCCGTTCGCCGGTGCGACCCTCGTGAACATGTCGCCGGCCGTCGCGGACGAACTGCAGATCGAGATCGCCGACGATGGTATCGTCGTGGCGGATCTGGAGGATCGCAGCGTCGCGGCCAGCGTGGGCTTCGAAAAGGGTGACCAGATCGTGGCTATCAACGGCGAACGCGTGACATCGACGAAGGACGCGGATCGCCTGATCAACCGCAACGGCGGTTATTGGGAGATCACCGTCAACCGCGGTGGACGGGTCTTTACGACGGTGCTCGGCCGGTGAGCACCTGGACAATCTCGACCGATCTGGCGCCGCCGGATGTCGAGACCGCCTATCGCTGGATATCGGCCGAGAGCTACTGGGCCAAGGGTTTGCCGCGGGACATGTTCGAGAGGTCCGTGGCGAATTCCTTGTGTTTCGGCCTCCATGACGCCGCGGACGATCTGCGGGGCTTCGCCCGGGTCGTGACCGATCGCGCCACGTTCGCCTATCTCTGCGACGTCTATGTCTGCGCCTCGGTCAGAGGGCAGGGCGCCGGCAAGGCCTTGATCCGGGCCATCATGGGGCATCCCGAGCTGCAGCTTCTCCGGCGCTGGATGCTCGTAACGCGCGATGCCCACAGGCTTTATGAGCCGTTCGGCTTCCAAACCCCTGAAAATCCTGAAAGACTCATGGTGCGGCTGGATCCCGACGTCTATGCGCGCTTGAGCTCTGCATCACAATGAGCGATCTGTTCTCATCTGCCGGCCTGGACCGGAACGCGCCTCGTCCCCTGGCGGACAGGATGCGTCCGACCAAGCTGTCCGAGGTGGTCGGCCAAGATCATCTGGTCGGGCCCGACGGCATCCTCACCCGGCTCATCGCGTCCAAGACGCTGGGATCCCTCGTCTTCTGGGGACCACCCGGCACCGGCAAGACCACCGTGGCGCGGCTGCTCGCTCATGAGACGGATCTTCATTTCGAGCAGATTTCGGCGATCTTTTCCGGCGTGGCCGATCTCAAGAAAGTCTTCGAGGCGGCGCGCCATCGCCGCTCCACCGGCAAGGGCACGCTGCTCTTCGTCGACGAGATCCACCGCTTCAACCGGGCTCAGCTCGACGCGTTTCTGCCGGTGATGGAAGACGGCACCATCACGCTGGTGGGAGCGACTACGGAGAACCCGTCCTTCGAGCTGAATGCGGCGCTTCTCTCCCGCGCCCGCGTGCTCCTGTTCAAGTCGCTCGACGAAACGGCCATCGGGCAGATCCTGGCCCGGGCCGAGGAGGTCACAGAGAAGACACTGCCCCTCGACGATGAGGCGAAGGCGTCCCTCGTGCGGATGGCGGACGGGGACGGGCGGGCCGTGTTGACGCTCGCCGAGGAGGTCTGGCGCTCGGCGAAGCCCGGCGAGGTCTTCGACGCGGAGCAGCTGCAGGAGATCATCCAGCGCCGCGCCCCGATCTACGACAAGGGTCAGGAAGGCCATTACAACCTCATCTCCGCCCTGCATAAAACCATCCGTGGATCGGACCCGGATGCGGCACTGTACTATCTGACCCGCATGCTCGACGCAGGCGAGGACCGGCTCTTCATCGCGCGCAGGCTGGTCCGGGCGGCCGTGGAGGACATCGGCATGGCCGATCCGCAGGCCCTGGTCATCGCCAATGCGGCCAAGGATGCCTTCGATTTCCTCGGCTCCCCGGAGGGGGAACTGGCCCTCGCGCAGGCGGCCGTCTATCTCGCCACCGCGCCGAAATCGAACGCGCTCTATACCGCCTACAAGTCCGCTACCCGGGTGGCGAAGGAGCATGGCTCTCTCATGCCGCCCAAGACGATCCTCAACGCGCCGACCAAGCTCATGAAGCAGATCGGCTACGGCGAGAGCTATGCCTATGACCACGACGAGCCGGATGCATTCTCCGGGCAGGATTACTGGCCCGAGAAGCTGGGGCGGAAATCGTTCTACGAACCCGTGGACCGTGGCTTCGAGCGGGAGATCAGGAAGCGGCTGGAGTGGTGGGAGAGGCTGCGCCGGGAGCGGCGCAGTGGAAACGGCGAATAGCCCATGAAGGCGTATCTCCTCGTCTTTCTAGGCGCAGGCATCGGCGGTGCTCTCCGGCACGGGGTGAATGTCGGCTGCGCCCGCATGTGCGGGACGGCATTCCCCTGGGGGACGCTGACGGTAAACGTTGTGGGGTCCTTCGTCATGGGAGCCCTTGCGGGATGGCTCGCCTTCAAGGCCGGCGAGGGCTGGAGCCAGCCACTCCGCTTGTTCCTCACGACTGGGATCCTGGGCGGCTTCACCACCTTCTCGGCCTTTTCCCTCGATGCGGTGCTGATCTGGGAACGGGGGCAGGCTGGGATTGCGGCAACCTATGTCATTGCCTCGCTCATTCTCTCCATCGCAGGATTGGCTGTCGGTCTCGGGTTGATCCGGGCGGTCTCCGGCTAAACCTCGATTGCCGCCCGCGCGGCGCTCTGGTACCCACAGATTCATGAGAAAAAGCGGTTCAGGACAGAATGGCGCCCGTGGCGGGCGCTCGGGTGCCCGGCAGGGTTTTCGCTCGCGCGAGGACAAGCCCGCCCGCAAGTCGGCCCCGGCCAAGCAGCGCACGGCGAAATCGGCGGCTGGCACAACCCGCGCGCCATCAACACTGCGCGAGAAGCCGGCCGCGCGTCCCAAGCAGCCGGGACCTGCCGCGGAGGCTCCTCGCGGTCCGACCCGGGCTCAGGCCAAGGCGGCCGCCCAGGAGGTGCTGGCGACCGGCGTTCAGACTCTCGTGGTCGAACCGGACGAGGCCGACATGCGCGTCGACCGTTTCCTGGTCGCCCGGTTCCCGCAGCTCGCCTTCACCCATATCCAGCGTATCGTCCGAAAAGGGGAGCTGCGCATCGACGGAAAGCGGGCGCAGCCGAACGAGCGTCTGATGCCCGGCCAGAAGGTCCGCGTCCCGCCTCTGAAGCTCGATCAGCCGCGTCCGGTTTCCCGCAGCGCGGCCAAGGACCAGGACGACCGCGACTTCCTAAAGTCGATCACGCTTTACGAGGATAAGGACGTTCTCATCATCAACAAGCCGATGGGCCTTGCGGTCCAGGGCGGGTCGGGCACGAAGCGGCATGTGGACGGAATGCTCGATGCTCTGACCGACGAGGATGGGCAGAAACCGCGCCTCGTGCATCGTCTCGACAAGGACACGGCCGGCTGCCTCGTGATCGCCAAGACGCGCTTTGCCGCGTCCACCATGGCGAAATCCTTCCGCTCTCGCACCACCCGCAAGATCTACTGGGCGCTCGTGGCCGGCGTGCCACGCGTCCGTCAGGGCAGGGTCTCGACCTATCTCGCCAAGGAGGGGGACGAGGGCGATTCCCGCATGCGGGTCGCGCGCCATGGGGACGAGGGTGCGAGCCATGCGCTCACCTACTACGCGGTGGTCGATACGGCCGCTCAGAAGCTCGCCTGGCTGTCGCTGAAGCCGGTCACGGGGCGCACGCACCAGCTGCGCGCCCACACGGCCCATATCGGGCACCCCATCGTCGGCGACCCGAAATATTTCGACATCGAGAACTGGGAGCTGCCCGGCGGCATTCAAAACAAGCTGCATCTGCTGGCGCGCCGCATCGTCATCGCGCATCCGCGCACAGGCAAGCCTATTGACGTGACGGCGCCGCTGCCGCCGCACATGCAGCAGAGCTTCAACCTGCTCGGGCTCGACACGAGCCGTTACGACCCCATCGTCGAGGCACCTGAAGAGTAGCCTCCATACCTCCTTCGCTCTTCGTCCCTGTCGCACTTTCGCCGCGCATGGAGCGCAGCATCGAGCGTCTCGTCAGCCCTTCGGCTGTCTGAGTGACTGGCAGGGAGGAGATCGATGGAACACAAGCCTCTTGATCAGCTCCGTAGCGTAGCCGACGTTCAGCCGAGACCTTTGTCCCGCGAGGAACGACTCCAGCGGTGGATCGATCTGCTCGAAACGGATCCCAAGCGCCGCCTCAGCTCCCTTGGTGAAATCGAGTACAAGCCGCCAGCGGAGCGCGCGCTGCTCCGCGAGGACGACTCGCCGCTCACTGTGGCCTATGAGGACCCCGTCCTGCGCGCGGACGGGTTGTCGAGCGACCGGCTCGGCGATGCCATGCGCTACTTCGCCCTGTCGGATGGCCAGGCTCACTATGCCCTCTGCTCCTGCCTGAGCGGCCGCACGATGGAGGCCGGGACCTGTGCTCAGAGATT is part of the Microvirga terrae genome and encodes:
- the crcB gene encoding fluoride efflux transporter CrcB → MKAYLLVFLGAGIGGALRHGVNVGCARMCGTAFPWGTLTVNVVGSFVMGALAGWLAFKAGEGWSQPLRLFLTTGILGGFTTFSAFSLDAVLIWERGQAGIAATYVIASLILSIAGLAVGLGLIRAVSG
- a CDS encoding replication-associated recombination protein A, which produces MSDLFSSAGLDRNAPRPLADRMRPTKLSEVVGQDHLVGPDGILTRLIASKTLGSLVFWGPPGTGKTTVARLLAHETDLHFEQISAIFSGVADLKKVFEAARHRRSTGKGTLLFVDEIHRFNRAQLDAFLPVMEDGTITLVGATTENPSFELNAALLSRARVLLFKSLDETAIGQILARAEEVTEKTLPLDDEAKASLVRMADGDGRAVLTLAEEVWRSAKPGEVFDAEQLQEIIQRRAPIYDKGQEGHYNLISALHKTIRGSDPDAALYYLTRMLDAGEDRLFIARRLVRAAVEDIGMADPQALVIANAAKDAFDFLGSPEGELALAQAAVYLATAPKSNALYTAYKSATRVAKEHGSLMPPKTILNAPTKLMKQIGYGESYAYDHDEPDAFSGQDYWPEKLGRKSFYEPVDRGFEREIRKRLEWWERLRRERRSGNGE
- a CDS encoding RluA family pseudouridine synthase; translated protein: MRKSGSGQNGARGGRSGARQGFRSREDKPARKSAPAKQRTAKSAAGTTRAPSTLREKPAARPKQPGPAAEAPRGPTRAQAKAAAQEVLATGVQTLVVEPDEADMRVDRFLVARFPQLAFTHIQRIVRKGELRIDGKRAQPNERLMPGQKVRVPPLKLDQPRPVSRSAAKDQDDRDFLKSITLYEDKDVLIINKPMGLAVQGGSGTKRHVDGMLDALTDEDGQKPRLVHRLDKDTAGCLVIAKTRFAASTMAKSFRSRTTRKIYWALVAGVPRVRQGRVSTYLAKEGDEGDSRMRVARHGDEGASHALTYYAVVDTAAQKLAWLSLKPVTGRTHQLRAHTAHIGHPIVGDPKYFDIENWELPGGIQNKLHLLARRIVIAHPRTGKPIDVTAPLPPHMQQSFNLLGLDTSRYDPIVEAPEE